In Glycine max cultivar Williams 82 chromosome 7, Glycine_max_v4.0, whole genome shotgun sequence, a single window of DNA contains:
- the LOC102662354 gene encoding WUSCHEL-related homeobox 3, with amino-acid sequence MSPAGSPRWSPTTEQLMILEELYRSGIRTPSASQIQQITTHLSFYGRIEGKNVFYWFQNHKARDRQKLRRKLTKQLQLQQQQQQQLQLHHHCPKLNQDHFTNHFVGNFGYSTLRSTTHDFPFFNPPSLLFQGGAANTSSEQALSCKWNVHNPQSNLVESKEMAFCNYGWTLVDVDNNQASSCCTTRPVKTLDLFPLTTTRISEDCTTPPK; translated from the exons ATGTCCCCAGCAGGTTCACCAAGATGGAGCCCTACCACAGAACAGCTCATGATCTTGGAGGAACTGTACAGGAGTGGCATTAGAACTCCTAGTGCATCTCAAATTCAGCAAATTACTACACACCTTTCTTTCTATGGCAGGATAGAAGGAAAGAATGTGTTCTACTGGTTTCAGAACCACAAGGCTAGGGATAGACAGAAGCTCAGAAGGAAACTCACCAAGCAACTGCAGctacagcagcaacaacaacaacagctcCAACTCCACCATCATTGCCCAAAACTCAATCAAGATCATTTCACTAACCATTTTGTTGGTAACTTTGGTTATAGCACTCTTCGTTCTACTACCCAcgattttcccttttttaaccCACCTAGCTTGCTTTTTCAG GGAGGTGCTGCGAACACATCGTCAGAACAAGCATTGAGTTGCAAATGGAATGTGCATAACCCTCAAAGTAATTTGGTGGAGAGTAAAGAGATGGCATTCTGCAACTATGGTTGGACACTTGTGGATGTTGATAATAATCAAGCATCTTCATGTTGCACCACTCGACCTGTCAAGACTCTTGATCTCTTTCCTCTCACAACTACCAGAATCAGTGAAGACTGCACCACACCACCCAAGTAG